The following are from one region of the Silene latifolia isolate original U9 population chromosome 9, ASM4854445v1, whole genome shotgun sequence genome:
- the LOC141599789 gene encoding protein NRT1/ PTR FAMILY 1.2-like isoform X2, with protein MMHKWFSIFGAGFLLCFRIFSGRILSLRELPYLMQGMFVMFMTTVIPHIKPPACDPTAQTCESATAGQYGFLLLAFVLLSIGTGGIRPCSQVFGADQIEQGDPDNPKNKNALEIFLNWYYMFSCLSVIIALTVIVYIQDHLGWRIGFGIPLILMFLATLSFFLASPLYVIVKSNKQLLIGLAQVVVAVVRNRKLDTSSTFDSNVEYYYGKDNTACPPSQRLSFMNKACIIRDPVKDIGPDGLPTNPWSLCKVKDVEGLKSFIRLIPIWSTGIMLSINTSTSSFSLLLTRTMDRHIGPHFQIPAASFGTFLILVIVIWIPLYDRVLIPLASKICGRPVRLSMKLRMGIGLCCAFISVLLSGIVESIRRHRAISEGFENNPLAVIRMSAIWTLLHSVFFGLAEAMYAISQFELFYTELPKDMLSIAGSIYGLSGTFGSLIATVILNLTNSITKKGGKDGWIANNVNKGHYDYYYYMIAILNLFNVLFYIFVSWAYGPVGERRRAVAMAEQNQQELDVVKGTGDEEEEEEEEEEEEKDELKDNSALSKVD; from the exons ATGATGCACAAATGGTTTTCGATTTTTGGAGCGGGTTTCTTGTTGTGTTTTAGAATTTTTTCAGGCAGAATTCTAAGTCTTAGGGAACTTCCTTACTTGATGCAGGGAATGTTTGTTATGTTTATGACAACTGTAATACCTCACATAAAGCCTCCAGCTTGTGACCCGACAGCACAAACTTGCGAATCAGCAACGGCGGGACAGTATGGCTTCCTACTCCTGGCGTTTGTACTCCTGTCAATAGGGACAGGTGGAATTAGGCCGTGCTCTCAGGTGTTTGGAGCCGACCAAATTGAGCAAGGAGACCCTGACAACCCTAAGAATAAGAATGCTCTTGAAATCTTTTTGAATTGGTATTACATGTTTTCTTGTCTCTCTGTTATTATTGCCTTGACGGTCATTGTCTACATTCAAGATCACTTAGGTTGGAGGATTGGCTTTGGAATCCCACTTATCCTCATGTTCTTAGCTACTTTATCCTTCTTCCTGGCTTCTCCATTGTATGTCATCGTCAAGAGTAATAAGCAACTTTTGATTGGGTTGGCTCAAGTGGTGGTTGCAGTTGTTCGGAATAGGAAGTTGGATACCTCGTCAACTTTCGACTCAAATGTTGAGTACTATTATGGGAAGGATAACACAGCATGTCCCCCAAGTCAAAGATTAAG TTTCATGAACAAAGCTTGCATCATTCGGGATCCTGTAAAAGACATTGGCCCGGACGGATTGCCCACAAATCCATGGAGCCTATGCAAGGTGAAAGATGTTGAAGGGCTTAAATCATTTATCAGGCTGATTCCAATTTGGTCAACCGGGATCATGTTATCCATAAACACAAGCACGAGTTCATTCTCGTTGCTGCTAACAAGAACCATGGACCGACACATAGGGCCTCATTTTCAAATCCCAGCTGCTTCTTTTGGTACATTTTTAATCTTAGTCATAGTCATTTGGATCCCTCTCTATGACCGAGTACTCATTCCCTTGGCATCAAAGATCTGTGGCAGGCCTGTCCGACTTAGTATGAAACTAAGAATGGGAATAGGCCTTTGTTGTGCCTTTATATCAGTACTGCTTTCCGGCATTGTGGAGAGTATCCGTAGGCATAGAGCCATCAGTGAAGGGTTCGAGAACAACCCATTAGCCGTCATCCGCATGTCCGCCATATGGACACTTCTCCACTCAGTCTTTTTCGGTTTAGCTGAGGCTATGTACGCTATCTCTCAATTCGAGCTCTTCTACACCGAGCTTCCTAAGGATATGTTGAGTATTGCCGGGTCTATCTACGGTCTAAGCGGTACATTCGGAAGCTTGATCGCCACTGTGATATTGAACTTGACGAATAGTATTACAAAAAAAGGAGGAAAAGATGGTTGGATTGCTAACAACGTGAACAAGGGTCACTATGACTATTACTATTACATGATAGCTATATTGAATTTGTTCAATGTATTGTTTTACATATTTGTTAGCTGGGCTTATGGACCAGTGGGAGAGCGAAGAAGGGCGGTGGCCATGGCGGAGCAAAATCAACAAGAGCTGGATGTAGTAAAGGGTACAggtgacgaggaggaggaggaggaggaggaggaggaggaggagaaagaTGAGTTGAAAGATAACTCTGCTTTATCAAAAGTAGATTGA
- the LOC141599789 gene encoding protein NRT1/ PTR FAMILY 1.2-like isoform X1, whose translation MEANEEERMVNGHQQNGDEIPSDNKRKKGGFITMPFILANEAFERVASFGLTPNMIVYLMNDYKMSVTKAQNLLYMWNTINSFTPFAGALLADTLIGRFLTIGIGSIFSLLGMFVMFMTTVIPHIKPPACDPTAQTCESATAGQYGFLLLAFVLLSIGTGGIRPCSQVFGADQIEQGDPDNPKNKNALEIFLNWYYMFSCLSVIIALTVIVYIQDHLGWRIGFGIPLILMFLATLSFFLASPLYVIVKSNKQLLIGLAQVVVAVVRNRKLDTSSTFDSNVEYYYGKDNTACPPSQRLSFMNKACIIRDPVKDIGPDGLPTNPWSLCKVKDVEGLKSFIRLIPIWSTGIMLSINTSTSSFSLLLTRTMDRHIGPHFQIPAASFGTFLILVIVIWIPLYDRVLIPLASKICGRPVRLSMKLRMGIGLCCAFISVLLSGIVESIRRHRAISEGFENNPLAVIRMSAIWTLLHSVFFGLAEAMYAISQFELFYTELPKDMLSIAGSIYGLSGTFGSLIATVILNLTNSITKKGGKDGWIANNVNKGHYDYYYYMIAILNLFNVLFYIFVSWAYGPVGERRRAVAMAEQNQQELDVVKGTGDEEEEEEEEEEEEKDELKDNSALSKVD comes from the exons ATGGAGGCTAATGAAGAAGAGAGAATGGTAAATGGACATCAACAAAACGGTGATGAAATTCCCTCCGATAATAAAAGAAAAAAGGGTGGATTTATTACCATGCCCTTTATCTTAG CAAATGAAGCATTCGAGAGAGTAGCAAGTTTTGGACTGACACCAAATATGATAGTATATCTCATGAATGATTACAAGATGAGTGTTACTAAAGCTCAGAATTTACTATATATGTGGAATACTATTAATAGTTTCACTCCATTTGCTGGTGCATTATTGGCTGATACTTTAATTGGTCGTTTTCTTACCATTGGTATTGGCTCCATTTTCAGTCTACTG GGAATGTTTGTTATGTTTATGACAACTGTAATACCTCACATAAAGCCTCCAGCTTGTGACCCGACAGCACAAACTTGCGAATCAGCAACGGCGGGACAGTATGGCTTCCTACTCCTGGCGTTTGTACTCCTGTCAATAGGGACAGGTGGAATTAGGCCGTGCTCTCAGGTGTTTGGAGCCGACCAAATTGAGCAAGGAGACCCTGACAACCCTAAGAATAAGAATGCTCTTGAAATCTTTTTGAATTGGTATTACATGTTTTCTTGTCTCTCTGTTATTATTGCCTTGACGGTCATTGTCTACATTCAAGATCACTTAGGTTGGAGGATTGGCTTTGGAATCCCACTTATCCTCATGTTCTTAGCTACTTTATCCTTCTTCCTGGCTTCTCCATTGTATGTCATCGTCAAGAGTAATAAGCAACTTTTGATTGGGTTGGCTCAAGTGGTGGTTGCAGTTGTTCGGAATAGGAAGTTGGATACCTCGTCAACTTTCGACTCAAATGTTGAGTACTATTATGGGAAGGATAACACAGCATGTCCCCCAAGTCAAAGATTAAG TTTCATGAACAAAGCTTGCATCATTCGGGATCCTGTAAAAGACATTGGCCCGGACGGATTGCCCACAAATCCATGGAGCCTATGCAAGGTGAAAGATGTTGAAGGGCTTAAATCATTTATCAGGCTGATTCCAATTTGGTCAACCGGGATCATGTTATCCATAAACACAAGCACGAGTTCATTCTCGTTGCTGCTAACAAGAACCATGGACCGACACATAGGGCCTCATTTTCAAATCCCAGCTGCTTCTTTTGGTACATTTTTAATCTTAGTCATAGTCATTTGGATCCCTCTCTATGACCGAGTACTCATTCCCTTGGCATCAAAGATCTGTGGCAGGCCTGTCCGACTTAGTATGAAACTAAGAATGGGAATAGGCCTTTGTTGTGCCTTTATATCAGTACTGCTTTCCGGCATTGTGGAGAGTATCCGTAGGCATAGAGCCATCAGTGAAGGGTTCGAGAACAACCCATTAGCCGTCATCCGCATGTCCGCCATATGGACACTTCTCCACTCAGTCTTTTTCGGTTTAGCTGAGGCTATGTACGCTATCTCTCAATTCGAGCTCTTCTACACCGAGCTTCCTAAGGATATGTTGAGTATTGCCGGGTCTATCTACGGTCTAAGCGGTACATTCGGAAGCTTGATCGCCACTGTGATATTGAACTTGACGAATAGTATTACAAAAAAAGGAGGAAAAGATGGTTGGATTGCTAACAACGTGAACAAGGGTCACTATGACTATTACTATTACATGATAGCTATATTGAATTTGTTCAATGTATTGTTTTACATATTTGTTAGCTGGGCTTATGGACCAGTGGGAGAGCGAAGAAGGGCGGTGGCCATGGCGGAGCAAAATCAACAAGAGCTGGATGTAGTAAAGGGTACAggtgacgaggaggaggaggaggaggaggaggaggaggaggagaaagaTGAGTTGAAAGATAACTCTGCTTTATCAAAAGTAGATTGA